From the genome of Reinekea thalattae:
TTTTGGGAAAAAGCCTTGAATGGCGTAATTGCTGAACAGGTATTTGCAGGGCGTGACGAAAAAGCCGAAGCCTTAATGGAAGCCGAACTGAATAATCCAGACCTGCGTAACAGTGGTGAGGTGTATTTAGTCGGAGCAGGGCCGGGCGACCCTGACTTATTGACCTTTAAAGCGCTTAGACTCATGCAACGAACCGACGTAGTACTTTACGACGCTTTGGTTTCTGATGAAATTATGGATATGGTTCGTCGCGATGCTGAGCGTATTTATGTCGGTAAACGCAAAGCTAATCATGCTTTGCCTCAAGGAGAGATTAATCAACTCCTGGTTGATTTGGCGCTTCAAGGCAAGCGGGTATTACGCCTAAAAGGTGGTGATCCCTTTATCTTTGGTCGCGGTGGTGAAGAGATCGATTTACTGGCGCAGCACAATATCTCCTTCCAAGTTGTGCCAGGTATTACTGCCGCGTCTGGCTGTGCCTCCTATTCAGGCATTCCGCTAACACATCGTGATTATGCTCAGTCGGTACGTTTTGTTACCGGTCACCTGAAAGATGGCTCTAGCAACTTACCGTGGAAACAGCTGGTTAGTTCAACAGAGACCTTGGTGTTTTACATGGGCTTAAGCGGCATAAACACAATTTGCGAACAGCTGATTAAACATGGCAGTAGCCCTGATATGCCAATTGCGCTTATTCAGAAGGGTACGACACCAGAACAACGCGTAATCGTTGGTACGTTGGCGACTATGCCTGAGATTGTGCTACGTGAAAAACCTGAGGCACCAACATTGACTATTGTTGGTCATGTTGTCGCATTGCATGACCACTTAAAATGGTTTCACGTTTAGCTCGTTAGTCTGACTAACCTAAATGATTGGCCGTACATTTAATATGTTGGCTGTGATTAGCCAATCGAGCTATTGGCGTTATACATATCAAAACATCAAGCGATAAACGGAGCGAATAACATCAATGATGCACGGCGAATATAAGGTTCCTGGCGGTAAGCTGGTTGTAGCGGATGTTTTAGTTGAAGCAGGCCAAATCAGCGAGCTGCAAATTTCGGGTGATTTCTTCCTTGAACCTGAAGAGGCCCTTGCTGACATTGCTGCTGCGCTGGTAGGAAAAGACATAACAGGGCCGGCAAAAGAGTGGGTCGAAGCCGTTAAAGATGCATTGCCAGAAGATGTTCAAATGTTTGGCTTTTCAGCAGAGGCCGTTGTTATCGCTGTGCGCCGAGCGTTAGGTTTAGCAAAGACATGGTACGATTTTGAATGGCAAATGGTTTATCACAAGCCGGTAACGCCCCTGATGCATGTTGCGTTGGATGAAGTCTTGGCGTTAGAAGTTGCCAAAGGTAATCGACCACCGACGTTACGTTTTTGGGAATGGGATCGAGCTGCTGTCATTATTGGAGCCTTTCAATCGGTAAAAAATGAAGTTGATGCCGATGCAGCTAAAGAATTAGATGTCGAGATTGTGCGTCGAGCAACCGGTGGCGGTGCTATGTTTGTTGAGAAGGGCAACTCCATTACCTACTCATTGTATGCGCCAAGCTCGTTAGTGGCCGATATGAACTTTGCAGACTCTTATGCCTTTTTGGATAACTGGGTATTGAAAGCCCTGAATGAGTTGGGCGTTGAAGCTTTTTATCAACCGCTCAATGATATCACTGGCCCTAAAGGCAAGATCGGCGGTGCAGCGCAGAAACGCTTTGCCAATGAAACCGTATTACACCACGTCACCATGGCTTACGATATGGACCCGAGCAGAATGACTCAGGTGTTACGTATTGGTCGTGAAAAACTTTCCGATAAGGGTACTGCCAGTGCCGCTAAACGTGTTGATCCATTGCGTAGCCAAACAGGAATGGATCGTAGCGATATTATCCAATCGCTGATGGATACCTTTAGCCAGCTAAACGGCGCGGTCATGGGCGAAGTGACTGAAGATGAATATCAAAAAGCCGAAGCGCTAGTGAAAGAAAAGTACGGCACCGATGAGTGGCTTTATAAATTGCCGTAACGGAGGATTAGTTTTTTTAGCTAGTTTTTGTTAACTGTTGGCACTAGCCGTAATCGCTTGCCAATAATACCTTTGTGAGAGCGAGGCTGTTGCTCTCCGCATGAGTGCCGATTGGCAAAGCTGTGCGCTTGTTCTAGTAGCTCGTCGTCGACTTCACCTAATAACAACTCCATTAAAAAGTCATAGCCGGCAATAAAGTGGTTACGTCTCATATGGTGAATCATTAATAAAATTAAGCGCTCATCAGGCAGCACTTTTTCAGACTCAATGCTTTCACTGCTCGGCAAAATTTGTAAGTCATCAGCCTTAATTCTTAATAGAGATACAGTGATTTGCGCTAGTCCATTAACCAATGGTAAGCCTGTGCGTGAACCAAACTGTTGTTCGGCGCGAGCATAAACCGATAACCAATTCGGCGCTTTTGGATCTAAGCAGCTATGAGCAAGAGCCCGTATCATTGGTAATAGAGCGATCTCGAATGGGTCACAACCAATTTCAAACAGATTGCTGCTTTCATAGGCTAGTGGTTCAGACCAAGCTTTTTGAGGTGTATTTTTAACTGCCATTGTCGACTCTAATATTTAGACGGGTTCATAAGGTCGCATTATGAGTCTTATTTTAGCGATAATTAATAACCTAGAAAAGAAACAGATAAAACTAGCCGTGCAGTTTTATCTGTTAATCTCATCTTTGCCTTTATAAACGATTGTATTTGTAGATCGCTCTATATTCAGCGCTTGGGCCTATCGCACATTCAAAACCATTTTCGTGAACATTCATTATATGGCAGGGTGCACTAAAGTGTTGAAGCTCTGCAAATTCATCAGTACAAAATTTACGATGCTGCATATCATTACTTGTAATTAACATATTGCCTTCTATTTTCCAGGTGCCATTCGACACAGTTAAATCACACGAAGAATCAGCAGAACTTAATGTGTAATTGTCTGTGCCATCACTATTTAACCTATAATTGCCAAGCTCCACCCAGCGACAACCGCGACTTAACATATTTAGCTTATATTCCCCTACGAGATTTAAGTTTTTCTGGTCAGGTGTTTCTAGATTCACAAGGTTCTCTATTACTAGACCTTTATTATCAATCTTAGATGTCATACTTATCGTAGCAGGGTAGTCTTGTAATTGGTTGGCGATAGCATGAGCGGCAACGCAGTTGTCACTTGAGTACGATGCTATGCGATTGAAACTGTCAAAGGTGATCAGTTGGCGTATTTTTACTAGGTCGCTATTTACACTGAATAAACCATTGGTTTTTGTCGTTTCATTAATCAGTTTTTCGGCCACATCTTCTGATTTCTCTCCAGAAAATAAAACAAGGTGGCTGCCTTTGATTGCTGCCGTTAATGTCATGGTTTTGGGTAAAAAGGGTATATCGTCATGGGTAATTTTAACATTGTCCGAAATCTTTAAACCGGCTGCTGTAGCTAAAAAGCTAAATAGAGATTCTGGGTTTTCAGTTGCCACACTTACAATGAAATCAGCACTTTCAGGTAACTTTGGATGCTCAAGTTCGATATAATCCAAGTACTCATCGAGTGTAATTTTCTGATCGCTTTCTGTGATATCAAAAATTGAGAAGCCTATTCCTTTTACACCATTTAACAGCTCTACAAAGCTGGTAAGTTTTTCTAAGTTGAAGCTATTTGTTTGGGCTTTTATCAAGGCTGGGCAGTTAAAGTCTTGAGCAGCAAACTGCTCCAATAAAGTCGACAGCACAGGCATTAGGTTGTCTATATTTATGCCAATACCTGCGGCAAGTATTTTGTCTTTAACTTCCGTGCTGTGTTCAGGAATATGACCTTGAATTTTCTTTAGTTGTTTTGGCAATGCAGCATTATTCATTTGCAGAGTGGTATGGCTATTAAATTGAGCCTCGCCACTATCAATGGTTATCGAGTCGTAACCCATAACTAGGCGAGGCATGCTATCTGCTAAGTCGATAAGATCGCCACTGCATTCGGCTGTTACTTCTTTTAAAAATAGGTATCTTTCTAAATCACGGCCAAGCTTGTTGGTTTCTGGCGTTATTAACGCCCTGGCAATATGGTTGAGCTGAATCATACCGAATAGATTGTCAGCGCCATCATATTGTTTTCTTAAACTTTGAGTATCTCGGTCATTTGCTAATGATTGTTCAGGCTTAATAATCCCTAAGCGTTGTTTTTTAGCGTCTAAGTCATCATCGTTAGTAATAATCGTAAACACGGCGTAGTTTTCATTATTCGCAATAGTGAAAAAGGCTTGCCGACGATTATATTCACCATTGAGAGGCCAAAGGCGAACTGTCATGTCGTCTATATTATCTTGTGTATACTGCCATTGGCTGTTCTGCACTGCATTTTCGATAAGTGTGTTAAGCGTGCTCGCGTTATTAATACCTAGACGTAATACGGGCATTAAACCATCACTAAATAAAGCAAACGGATCATCAGGTGATAAGCCAGTCAGCTTAGCTAACTTAGTAATATCTCGATCACTTAGGCTGTTGTACTCATTCAAAAAATAATAGAAAAACTTTGCCTTTGGCGATGCTTCTTCTAACAAAGATGGGTCAACTTCAGGGAAAAATGACGACCGCCATAATTCAGAATGGACTGGTGATAGAGCTGCAAGAGGGTAATTGTTAATGTATTTAGCGGCGTCCTTACTCGGCTTACCGCCAACATAATATGCCGTATCTGCAGGAACAAAGCTTAATGTATCGTCTGCTGTTGTAGAGGATGCACTAGAAAAAAACCAAACGAAAATTCCGCTAGTTGCAACGATTGCAATAACGAACAGTACCAACTTTCTCATAGAAAAACCTACTGTTTTATAATTGATAATATAAAGGGTATCTTGAACGACACATTATCACCAAAACCGAGTGTTGAGTAGGAACGCTATCTGCAGTATTGAATTGTGAAATTAAAATACGAGTAGGGCGGAGATGAAATAAAAAGCAAAGGTATAGCAGCGCGAAGCGGCAATACCTTTGTTTAGCATAAAATACTGCTAGCAAAAAAATTGGCAGTATAAATTTTCAGTCTGATAACAAATTAAGTTGTCACGATAGGTTGTCGTTGTAACCACCAGTCTGCAACGACGCCTTGAGCTTCTGCTAGGCTAACAGCTCGGTATTGCGCCAACACTAATGCAGCTGTTTGCAATGTAGCCGCTTCGCCGTATGGGTTTGGCTGTTGCTTATTCCATAGATCGATTAGCGGCTCTAGGCTAACTGTTTCAGGACGAATTGCACGGGTTTGTAATACCGGTTCGATTTGTGTGATATCTGCTTGCGTTGCTGCGTGAATGGCAACCGCCGTATTGCTGTCTGGTCGTACTTCGAACTCACCACCGTCACCCTTGAGCACAATATTATTGGTTTGTTCAAGCTTAACTGCCGTTTCATGATGCATCGGCATATAGGCTGGGTGGAACATACCTTGCAGTGTGACGCGTGCATTTAATGGATTCAAATGGCGAACTAATGTGTTGACTGGCGAACGTAAACCCAGCTCTGCCTTCATATCAATCAGATGTGATAACACTGGAGAAAAGCGAGCTAAGGGAATGTAGGCGATATTCTGTTGTTCAATAAGCTCGTTAGCTTCAGCTAAATCTTGTGCGCTGCCAATGCCAATCGCCGAGCAAATATTGGCCGCATATTGGCGACCCTCGGTGTGTTCTCCACCACCATGAATCAATATTTTTAAGCCGTTATTGGCTAATAATTTTGCCGCTAACAGGTACCAAGAAGGCTGCTTCTTTTTACCGGCGTATGCCGGCCAGTTAATATCGATTGCTGCATTGGCAGGAGCTTCGATAGCTTGTTCGGCAGCCTTAACCATACCGGCAAGCTCTTCTGCAGTTTCTTCTTTTACTCGCATCAGCATTAAAAAGGCGCCTAGCTGTGCCTGACTGATGGAGTTATCTAAAATGGCCGTCATAACAAAGGCGGCTTCATCTTCGGTGAGGTTTCGAGTGCCTTTCTTGCCTCGTCCGAGTGCCCGAATGATCAAAGGTAATGAAGTTGCTTGGTCCATAGGGAAAGGCTCTTTAATGTAGATTAACGGTTTATAGGGCTAACTAACGCTCAGTTATAAGCAATTTTTCGGCTTTGGCAAGCCTGACAGTAAAGCCAAAGTTCGTGCTGGGCTTTCACCATAACGCTGCATTAACCAGATACTGTTGCCAATATCAGCACCGAAGTTATTTTTAATATGTTTTACTAGAGGTCGCATTGGCGGTGACAGATCGAATTCAAAATAGAAATTGCGCAGCGACTCAATAATCGCCAAATCTTGCGCCTCTAATGCGATGTCCAATTGTTCAGCAGACTGCTCAGCCCACGCTGGCTGCCAGTCGAGCGGGTTAAGTAAAAAGCCTAGATGGTCGGTCTCAAAAGTCATAAATCTCTAACTACCAGCTCAAAGTCTTGTGATGTTCAATTAGCGATAATAATTCTAACTGGCTGATTTGTTGCCATGCTGCGTTTGCTTTGCCACCTATTTTTTCTGCGTCCTGCTCGAGTACAGCTGCTTGGCAAGCCAGCGGCAGAGCATTGAAAATC
Proteins encoded in this window:
- a CDS encoding lipoyl protein ligase domain-containing protein, with translation MMHGEYKVPGGKLVVADVLVEAGQISELQISGDFFLEPEEALADIAAALVGKDITGPAKEWVEAVKDALPEDVQMFGFSAEAVVIAVRRALGLAKTWYDFEWQMVYHKPVTPLMHVALDEVLALEVAKGNRPPTLRFWEWDRAAVIIGAFQSVKNEVDADAAKELDVEIVRRATGGGAMFVEKGNSITYSLYAPSSLVADMNFADSYAFLDNWVLKALNELGVEAFYQPLNDITGPKGKIGGAAQKRFANETVLHHVTMAYDMDPSRMTQVLRIGREKLSDKGTASAAKRVDPLRSQTGMDRSDIIQSLMDTFSQLNGAVMGEVTEDEYQKAEALVKEKYGTDEWLYKLP
- a CDS encoding glycosyl transferase family protein is translated as MDQATSLPLIIRALGRGKKGTRNLTEDEAAFVMTAILDNSISQAQLGAFLMLMRVKEETAEELAGMVKAAEQAIEAPANAAIDINWPAYAGKKKQPSWYLLAAKLLANNGLKILIHGGGEHTEGRQYAANICSAIGIGSAQDLAEANELIEQQNIAYIPLARFSPVLSHLIDMKAELGLRSPVNTLVRHLNPLNARVTLQGMFHPAYMPMHHETAVKLEQTNNIVLKGDGGEFEVRPDSNTAVAIHAATQADITQIEPVLQTRAIRPETVSLEPLIDLWNKQQPNPYGEAATLQTAALVLAQYRAVSLAEAQGVVADWWLQRQPIVTT
- the cysG gene encoding siroheme synthase CysG; its protein translation is MDYFPLFHRLKDTNVLIVGGGAIASRKISLLERSGARLKVVGKEILPAVKTKPSCECHEREFQDEDLNDCVLVVVATDDHSLNASISDKAKARGLLVNVVDSPDLCNCIFPSIVDRNPLLIAITSSGQAPVLARTIRAKLESTIPASYGRLAQLASKFRARVKAKFKRMDDRLYFWEKALNGVIAEQVFAGRDEKAEALMEAELNNPDLRNSGEVYLVGAGPGDPDLLTFKALRLMQRTDVVLYDALVSDEIMDMVRRDAERIYVGKRKANHALPQGEINQLLVDLALQGKRVLRLKGGDPFIFGRGGEEIDLLAQHNISFQVVPGITAASGCASYSGIPLTHRDYAQSVRFVTGHLKDGSSNLPWKQLVSSTETLVFYMGLSGINTICEQLIKHGSSPDMPIALIQKGTTPEQRVIVGTLATMPEIVLREKPEAPTLTIVGHVVALHDHLKWFHV
- a CDS encoding TusE/DsrC/DsvC family sulfur relay protein, which codes for MTFETDHLGFLLNPLDWQPAWAEQSAEQLDIALEAQDLAIIESLRNFYFEFDLSPPMRPLVKHIKNNFGADIGNSIWLMQRYGESPARTLALLSGLPKPKNCL